The window TGAGAAAAAAGAGTGCAGCCCATTTCAGGAAAATTCTCCCAATGCCGGCTGGATACCGGTAAAAACAACTCCAACCGAGCAAGGTGATAAATGTAATCATCGATAATTCCGGAGCGCCAGCCAGCATTTGAAAGGATGCTGCAAAAACGGAGCAGAGCCACCATTTCCGTTTTCCATGCAGCAGATATAGATGCCAGAAACAGAATAAAACCGGCAGATATGACAGGGCGATAAACCAGTTCAGAAGGTTGATCGCGGACAGCATATATCCGGAAAAACCATAGATCACAGCCGCAATAAAGCTCGATGGCTGACGCAGCGACAACGTTCTGCAAAAAATGTAAACAGCCAGCATGGCCATAAGATGATGCAAAATGATTTCGATCGTGAGCGCTCTGGGACCGGAGAAAAATAAATAAAGCAGGTTGGAAGGATACAGCGCCATGTTGTTTGGATTTCCCAACAGCGGTTTTCCTCCCTGTAAATACGGATCCCATAGCGGCAATTCCAGCTCTGAAAGGTATTCTGCGACCAATTCTCTTTTTGGAAGAAAGTGTGAATGAAGATCCCGGTAGTAGAAAACTTCTCCGAAAAAAACAGGCCTGAAGAAAAAAAGAAGCTCGATCAGGAGGAGCCCCCAAACCGGTTTCTCTTTGAGGGTTTGTAGTAGCGAATTCATTCGCTACCATCATAGCGACTAAAGTCGCTACTACAAACTGGCGTCAGCTTGCGGTCGCGCGAATGGCAGCTTCGCTGCTCTCCACGTGAAAATCGATTTGTTTCAGTTTGAGCGTTTTTTGAAGCAGTCCGGCCCGCTCCATGGCGGCGCGAAGCGGAATGAGCGCAGGCTCTTCCGCCAAGATGGAAACGGAGAGATGTTTGGGGCTTTCTTTCTTCGCTACAATTTGAGTGATCACTTGATTGTGCTGGCGATCCATACCGTCCACCACACGCAAAATTCCGGTTAAGAATTTAACGACTCTGCGCTCCTTTTTATTGAGTTGAGCGAGATAGTTGTCTTTCTTTTTCGGTTTTTTGCCGCGATGGTACGCAATCGTGGATGCGATCATATCGATCTCATGAGGTTGGAAACCGATCAGATTTGCATGATGAATGATGTACCAGCCGTGTTTGTGATGCGCCGGATAAGAAATGACGCGACCGATATCATGCAAAAGAGACGCATATTCGAGCAGCTCCCGTTCCGCCGCGCCATAAGGATGGAAGGGAGAAATTGCATCGAAGAGCTGCAGGGCCAATCGCGACGTATGGTCGGCGTGTTTGCGATCGATGTCCCAGCGGTTCAGCAGATTCAAAACACTCTTGCTTCGCAACTCCCGTGCCTGCACTTTTGCCGGCTCGGTGGGCACTTTGCGAATCAAATAATCTGAAATCAATCCTTCCCTTAATGCGCGATCACACAGAATTAGTTCGTTTGCGCGGCATCGCTCCATCACCATTTCAATCAAGACCCCGCCGCCGACCGCTTGTTCGGCCCTTTTCTTATCCAGTCCGGCCATTTTCAGCCGTTCTTCCACAGTCGTTTTC of the bacterium genome contains:
- a CDS encoding Ppx/GppA family phosphatase, giving the protein MKLAAIDIGTNSIHMVIVRVEQHRIFEIIDREKEMVFLGKGSLLKRRLPQENIDRGLAALKAFKSIADTHHVDEIITTATSAVREAQNGREFMELVKKETGIEIRLLSGKEEARMITLAVRDVIDLKDQRALIIDIGGGSMELIVADARHIYFAESMKAGVIRLQERFMKQDPPSPKEVKSLQKWLSRRLNPLSRKIQDLNPDIFIGTSGTILHFGELARAARKNGKGKNILTINELEEVNEKLQKTTVEERLKMAGLDKKRAEQAVGGGVLIEMVMERCRANELILCDRALREGLISDYLIRKVPTEPAKVQARELRSKSVLNLLNRWDIDRKHADHTSRLALQLFDAISPFHPYGAAERELLEYASLLHDIGRVISYPAHHKHGWYIIHHANLIGFQPHEIDMIASTIAYHRGKKPKKKDNYLAQLNKKERRVVKFLTGILRVVDGMDRQHNQVITQIVAKKESPKHLSVSILAEEPALIPLRAAMERAGLLQKTLKLKQIDFHVESSEAAIRATAS